From the genome of Sporomusa sphaeroides DSM 2875:
GCTGCTATTGACGGCAACGGCTTGCGGCGCCGCGGGTGCGCGGCAGCAGAATGCGGGCAGCGGCGTCATCAATAATGAAAACACTGTCATCGGCGTCATGACGCAAGAGTATATCGGGGATAATATTGCCGAAATTTTGGCGATACATTATGATGGCGGCCAACCGGCGCTTGCCGGGTTCGGCTGCAAAAATCCGGAAGCAGAGTCGCTCAATCTTACAGTCAGGAGCGGCATTCAGCAGCTCTATTATGATTTCATGGCAAACAGCCGGGACGGAGAATGGATCGAGATCAGATCCTATCCCTTCACCAGTGAGCGTTATCTGCAAATCGTGACGACAGCGGCTGTCTATCCCGCATACGGGACTGACGGCGATATGTGGAGCTATAATTTTGACAAGCAGGATAACCGGTTTATGAACCTGAAGGAGGTATTGAGTGAACTAAACCTGAATGAGCGCAGGCTGACGCGTCAGGTGAAGACGTTGTATGTGCCGGAGGTTCCCTCCCTGTCGGTGGGAGAGGTTAAGGCGACAGGCTTTTTGATTATCCAGGGGCCGTCAGGGCCCATAACGCAGCTGCTATTGACAGTAGTGCTGGAGAATTCTGCAGGAGAACCGTGGAAACGCTTTTTTGCTTATACTCCAGCCCTGAATGAGCTGATTTCCTTGAACAGCCAATGCCTGTTCGACCCCTATGACATGGATCAGATGAGCCCGCCGCTTGCTTATCAGCAGGCGCCGGCGCATTAGCAGGCAAACGCTGAGTAGCAGTCTGGAAATAAAACGCCCGGGTTTTCCGCAGGCAAGCGGAGAATTCGCGCGTTTTTATTTTTTCAGACGAAAAAGGATACTTTTCGGGGCTATTGCAGCCACCTCACTCCGATGTATAGTGGTATAAAAAGCGGGAAAGGAGGGAGCTTTTTGACCGGGAAAAGTTTTCACAGACATACGGGCGGTCGTTTCTTATACGGCAACGCCATCCTCCGGGAGATTTGGCCGGATGAAGCCGGGGGGACGCTGCTGCTTAAACTCCTGTTCGCCGAACGGGAACTGCAGACCATCGTCTATCGCGGCGTATATGCCGGTCAATTCGGTTCTGCCCAGCTTGGCGCGCGGATTCTCCTGGCGGAGGAGGATTCCCTGTATATTCTGAACGAGCCCTGCCACAGTCAAGCCGCCGCGCAGCTTTTTTCCTCCCGGAACCCTGTGACGCCGGAATTTCTTTTTTTACTGCAGCGGCTGGGCAGCAGGCTGTACCGGCATCACCTGGACAATCAGCCGGAATGCATGGTCATTGCCCGCGATATGCGGATCCATTCCCGGACAGAGGATTGAACAGGGACAGAAGCAAAGCCTTTGGTGTGAAGGAGTGAATCACTTGCCCATTGCAGACATGTATGACACAGGCGTACTGTATTTTACCGAAAAACTGCAAGCCCGGCTGAACTCCATACCCGACTATGCGCTGACAGTCCTGGAAGCGCCTATGGGTTACGGGAAAACGACGGCAGTGCGCTTTGTTTTGCAAAATACAAATGCCAGCATTCTTTGGCACACAGTCTATGCCGACGGCGTGGCTTATTTTTGGAACAGCTTTTGCAAGGCGTTGGCGCCTCTCGGGCCGGAACTGGCCGACAGCCTGCAAAAACTGGGTTTACCGACAGATGCCGTGCTGGTGCAAAAAGCGGTGGAGCTCATTGGCGGCGTCAGACTCACCCAAGCGACAGTGCTGGTTATTGACGACTATCATTTTGTCGCCTCTGACAGCCTGGATAATTTCTTTTGGTTTTTGCTGGCCAACCTGCCGCCAAAGCTTCATATCGTTATTACGAGCCGCACCGTATTTTTGCCCAAGGTGATAGCCGGCCTGCAGCTAAAGGGTGCCGTAAACTATATTGGTACAGAATGCTTTCTGCTGCAGTCCGGCGATATTGCCAAATATTATGCACTATGCGGTATCGTAATTACCAAGGAACAGCAGGCGAGCCTGTTTGCGTACAGTGAGGGCTGGATCACGCCGCTGTATCTGTCTATGCGCCAATATGTCGAGCACGGCAGATTTTTCATCTCAGACAATGTTGCGGCACTGGTGCACAGCATGGTATACCAGCCGCTGGACGCCGGTCTGAAGAAGTTTTTACACTGTATTTGCCTGTTCGACTCCTTCACTATGGAGCAGGCGCAGTATATGTACCCGGAAGAAAATGCCGCCGGTCCGGTTGAGGAGCTTTTCCGCAAAAACGCTTTTATTGCCAGGGATGCGGCGACAGGACGCTATTGCTTTCATAATTTGTTTCTTTCCCATGTTCGGTCGACGTTTGCCCGGCAAAGCCAGGAATGCAGAAACGCGCTATGGGAGCGGGCGGGACACTGGCATCTCAAACAGCAGGAATGCGCCCAGGCTATGACCTGCTTTGAAAACGCCGGCAATTTCCGTTTAATTCTCATGGCCCTCAGCACGGTTAAAGGGGCAGCCGTTACCGGAGAACACAGGCAAAAAATAATCAGATATTTTGACGACTGCCCGCAGGAGCTGAAAATCCAAAATCTTGCCGCCATGCTGGTTTTTATCCGTTTTATGATTTCTTATAACGAAAGCGTCAGGCTGAAGGCAGCCTGCGCCGTATTTGAAGGACAAATTGATGCTTTTGGCGGGACCCGGGAACAAAAAAACGCCCTGTGGATGGAATATGAGCGTCTCTTAAGCCTGACAAAATACAATAACATCCGGGAAATGTCCAAACATCACCGCAACGCTCTGTATTATATGGATAAACCGGTAACCGGTGAAGAAAACAAAGGCAACTGGACCTTCGGCTCACCGTCGGTGCTGCTGATGTTTTACCGTGAAAGCGGCCGGCTGGCGGCCCAGGTGAACGACCTGAAAGAATGCCTGCCTTATTATTGCCGGCTGGCCGACGGACATGGCAGCGGTGCGGAGTTCGTTATGGAAGCGGAAGCCGCTTTATACGTCGGCGCCATAGAAAAGGCGGAGGCGGTTATTCATAAAGGTCAGCATTACGCACGGGGGCAAGGTCAGTGGAGCATAATGCTGGCAGCCGCCTTTGTTCAAATGCGGCTGGCCCTGCTGCACGGCAGCTACCCGGAAGCGGTTTCCCTGCAAAGGCAGACGCGGGATTTGATCGAGACTAACAAACAATATCTTTTATTACACACACTTGATATGTGCGAATCCTATATGTATTTGCTGCTTAACCTGCCTGGCAGGACCGCCGGGTGGATTGCCGGCGGTAATTATACCGGTACCCGGCTGATGTTTCCGGCTTTGCCTGCACTCTATATCGTGCAGGGACGCTACTTGCTGGCAAACGGCGAGTACCGGAAACTGCAGGGAATGGCTGAGGTGTTTTTAACGGCCGCCGCCGTATATC
Proteins encoded in this window:
- a CDS encoding LuxR C-terminal-related transcriptional regulator, which translates into the protein MPIADMYDTGVLYFTEKLQARLNSIPDYALTVLEAPMGYGKTTAVRFVLQNTNASILWHTVYADGVAYFWNSFCKALAPLGPELADSLQKLGLPTDAVLVQKAVELIGGVRLTQATVLVIDDYHFVASDSLDNFFWFLLANLPPKLHIVITSRTVFLPKVIAGLQLKGAVNYIGTECFLLQSGDIAKYYALCGIVITKEQQASLFAYSEGWITPLYLSMRQYVEHGRFFISDNVAALVHSMVYQPLDAGLKKFLHCICLFDSFTMEQAQYMYPEENAAGPVEELFRKNAFIARDAATGRYCFHNLFLSHVRSTFARQSQECRNALWERAGHWHLKQQECAQAMTCFENAGNFRLILMALSTVKGAAVTGEHRQKIIRYFDDCPQELKIQNLAAMLVFIRFMISYNESVRLKAACAVFEGQIDAFGGTREQKNALWMEYERLLSLTKYNNIREMSKHHRNALYYMDKPVTGEENKGNWTFGSPSVLLMFYRESGRLAAQVNDLKECLPYYCRLADGHGSGAEFVMEAEAALYVGAIEKAEAVIHKGQHYARGQGQWSIMLAAAFVQMRLALLHGSYPEAVSLQRQTRDLIETNKQYLLLHTLDMCESYMYLLLNLPGRTAGWIAGGNYTGTRLMFPALPALYIVQGRYLLANGEYRKLQGMAEVFLTAAAVYPNLLSEIYTRIYLAAAHHKLTAKEEAIASLKAALAIALPDRVYLPFAENGSYIMDLLKQLAAEEQYAGHVKQIFSLRKKHEQGIKKILRTHFAAHKPDLTARENEVAVLAAAGLSNREIAGNLVISENTVKARLKMVFEKLAIKSRVQLQERLKDSKAKK